One Flagellimonas sp. CMM7 genomic region harbors:
- a CDS encoding Lrp/AsnC family transcriptional regulator translates to MELDDKDIQLVKLLQEDCKKTTKEYADSLQLSKTAVYERIRRLERTGVITNYVALINKEKVQRDFTVLCHIKLIQHTKENVLRFEREILKLEEVSECFHVSGDYDYILKVNVKNMKNYREFMVTKLTAISNIGSTQSSFSIKEVKNSTSVYI, encoded by the coding sequence ATGGAACTTGATGATAAGGATATACAACTGGTGAAATTGTTGCAAGAAGATTGTAAAAAAACCACAAAAGAGTACGCGGACAGTTTACAGCTATCTAAAACAGCAGTCTATGAACGAATACGAAGACTTGAACGCACAGGGGTCATTACCAATTATGTAGCCCTAATCAACAAAGAAAAAGTACAACGCGACTTTACGGTTTTATGCCATATTAAGTTAATACAACATACCAAGGAAAATGTACTTCGGTTTGAACGTGAAATTTTAAAATTAGAAGAAGTATCAGAATGTTTTCATGTAAGTGGTGACTATGATTACATTTTAAAAGTTAATGTGAAAAACATGAAAAATTATAGAGAGTTTATGGTTACAAAACTAACAGCCATAAGTAATATTGGAAGTACTCAAAGTTCCTTTTCCATTAAAGAAGTAAAGAACAGTACTTCAGTTTATATTTAA
- a CDS encoding acyltransferase family protein codes for MNTKTNRLFFIDAMRAWAILMMLQGHFIDGLLDPVFRDRENVVFSVWLYFRGITAPVFFTVSGFIFTYLLIKVPQTGFENPRVKKGIRRGFQLLLIGYLLRMNLFGILNGEIYDSFYLVDVLHCIGLSILALIGVYLFSVKRNKYLFPTLLSGITILLFLFEPLFKEWSFSFLPNAIANYFTKANGSVFTIIPWLGYATMGGFISILFNRFKDHKYLYEIAISLSLVLGSLLIFASSDAFLYIHRLTGIQLFADIFFNNYLFIRLGDVFVVFAIFMLLRKYMTNKTILSVGASTLSIYVIHFVILYGSFTGLGLYRFFNHILIPSVVIPGAFAFMFTCTFLALRYNKYESEIKGNISWSLEFAKNQSIGLYKTSKPVLKEISLRVKLFLHRVFGLAKN; via the coding sequence ATGAATACCAAGACCAACAGATTGTTCTTTATTGATGCCATGCGCGCATGGGCTATTTTAATGATGCTACAAGGTCATTTTATAGATGGGCTTTTGGACCCAGTTTTTAGAGATAGAGAAAACGTGGTTTTCAGTGTTTGGCTTTATTTTAGAGGTATTACAGCCCCTGTTTTCTTTACAGTTTCTGGTTTTATTTTCACCTACCTCCTCATAAAGGTTCCTCAAACGGGGTTTGAAAACCCCAGAGTAAAAAAAGGCATCCGTCGCGGGTTCCAATTACTATTGATCGGTTATTTATTACGAATGAACCTTTTTGGGATTTTAAATGGAGAAATATATGATTCATTTTATTTGGTAGATGTCTTGCATTGCATTGGGCTTTCAATTTTGGCACTCATTGGGGTTTATCTTTTTTCTGTTAAGAGAAATAAATATCTTTTTCCAACATTGCTTTCGGGAATTACCATTTTATTATTCTTGTTTGAACCATTATTTAAGGAATGGTCTTTTTCATTTTTACCAAATGCCATCGCAAATTATTTCACCAAGGCCAATGGCTCTGTCTTTACAATAATTCCGTGGTTGGGCTATGCCACAATGGGAGGATTCATTTCCATCCTTTTCAACAGATTCAAAGACCACAAGTATCTATATGAAATTGCTATAAGCTTATCGCTAGTTTTAGGATCTTTATTGATTTTCGCTTCTTCAGATGCCTTTTTGTACATTCACAGGCTAACTGGTATACAGCTTTTTGCAGATATTTTCTTTAATAACTATCTATTTATTCGATTAGGAGATGTGTTTGTGGTCTTTGCCATTTTTATGTTGCTTCGCAAGTACATGACCAACAAAACGATATTGAGTGTTGGTGCAAGTACACTCTCTATTTATGTAATCCACTTTGTAATTTTATATGGAAGCTTCACCGGATTAGGGCTATACAGATTTTTTAACCACATTTTAATTCCATCCGTGGTCATTCCAGGAGCATTCGCGTTTATGTTTACGTGTACTTTTTTAGCTTTGAGGTACAATAAGTATGAATCTGAAATCAAGGGCAACATCTCTTGGAGCTTAGAATTTGCAAAAAACCAAAGCATTGGTCTCTACAAAACAAGCAAACCGGTTCTTAAAGAAATCTCTCTTAGGGTAAAGCTGTTTTTGCATAGAGTTTTTGGCTTGGCCAAAAACTAA
- the lpdA gene encoding dihydrolipoyl dehydrogenase — translation MNQYDVAVIGSGPGGYVAAIRCAQLGMKTAIIEKYSTLGGTCLNVGCIPSKALLDSSHHYEDAIKHFEEHGIDIPGEVKVNLKQMIARKQGVVDQTTKGIQFLMDKNKIDVYEGVGSFKDATHINVDKTDGKKETIEAKHTIIATGSKPSSLPFINIDKERIITSTEALELKEIPKHMIVIGGGVIGLELGQVYKRLGSEVTVVEFMDRIIPGMDGGLSKELMRAMKKQKVKFNLSHKVKSVERKGDEVVIKADDKKGQEVTFTGDYCLVSVGRRPYTDGLNAEAAGVKLDERGRVGVNEHLQTNVSNIYAIGDVVRGAMLAHKAEEEGSMVAELIAGQKPHINYNLIPGVVYTWPEVAAVGKTEEELKEAGTEYKVGQFPMRALGRARASMDIDGFVKILADKTTDEVLGVHMIGARCADLITEGVTAMEFRASAEDIARMSHAHPTYAEAVKEAALAATEDRALHI, via the coding sequence ATGAATCAATATGATGTGGCCGTTATTGGCTCTGGACCTGGAGGCTATGTAGCGGCAATTCGCTGCGCGCAATTAGGAATGAAAACTGCAATTATTGAAAAGTATAGCACATTGGGTGGTACCTGTCTAAATGTGGGCTGTATCCCTTCAAAAGCACTTTTGGATTCTTCCCATCATTATGAAGATGCCATAAAGCATTTTGAAGAACACGGAATTGACATCCCAGGAGAGGTCAAAGTCAATTTAAAACAGATGATTGCCAGAAAGCAGGGTGTTGTTGATCAAACCACCAAAGGCATCCAGTTTTTGATGGATAAAAACAAAATTGATGTCTATGAGGGAGTTGGTAGCTTTAAAGATGCTACACATATCAATGTAGATAAGACAGATGGGAAGAAAGAAACCATAGAAGCAAAGCATACCATTATTGCGACTGGTTCCAAACCATCTTCACTTCCATTTATTAATATTGACAAGGAACGTATTATAACTTCCACAGAGGCTTTGGAACTCAAAGAGATTCCAAAACATATGATTGTGATTGGTGGAGGTGTTATTGGACTGGAATTGGGGCAAGTATACAAACGTCTAGGTTCAGAAGTTACTGTTGTGGAGTTCATGGACCGAATTATTCCAGGAATGGACGGAGGGCTTTCCAAAGAATTGATGAGAGCAATGAAAAAGCAGAAAGTAAAGTTCAACCTATCACATAAAGTTAAATCTGTAGAGCGAAAAGGAGATGAAGTTGTCATAAAAGCAGATGATAAAAAAGGGCAAGAAGTGACCTTTACAGGAGACTATTGTTTAGTTTCTGTAGGCCGTAGACCTTATACGGATGGATTGAATGCTGAGGCAGCTGGAGTAAAATTGGATGAAAGAGGTAGAGTAGGAGTCAACGAACATTTGCAGACCAATGTTTCCAATATTTATGCCATTGGCGATGTAGTTCGTGGTGCTATGTTAGCGCACAAAGCAGAGGAGGAAGGTTCTATGGTTGCTGAATTGATTGCAGGACAAAAACCTCATATCAACTATAATTTAATCCCGGGTGTTGTTTACACATGGCCAGAAGTTGCTGCCGTTGGTAAAACAGAAGAAGAATTGAAGGAAGCAGGAACTGAATACAAAGTAGGGCAGTTCCCTATGCGAGCCTTAGGACGTGCAAGAGCCAGTATGGATATTGATGGTTTTGTGAAAATACTTGCCGATAAAACTACCGATGAGGTATTGGGAGTTCATATGATTGGTGCCCGTTGCGCAGATTTAATTACAGAAGGTGTTACTGCAATGGAGTTTAGGGCGTCTGCTGAAGATATAGCTCGCATGAGCCATGCGCACCCTACCTATGCGGAAGCTGTTAAAGAAGCGGCCTTGGCTGCTACAGAAGACAGGGCGCTACATATTTAG
- the nhaC gene encoding Na+/H+ antiporter NhaC has product MSEKKKKAKYREDEKIIENRELNIWEALIPVFALVGMLAYNVYVFGDDALSGSNQFILLLGGAVAAIVGFFNKVSYKQMISEVAENVKSTTGALLILLMVGALSGTWLVSGIIPAMIYYGLQILNPTIFLAACVIICAIISIATGSSWTTSATVGIALIGIGDALGISLGMTAGAVLSGAYFGDKMSPLSDTTNLAPAMAGGDLFSHIRYMTWTTIPTISITFLIFIILGFTIDSSGVADTDAILKNIAATFNINGWLFIVPLVVIFLIVKKAPPLLALLIGTLLGGVFALIFQPEIVTTIGGGTSLNFESAYKGILNAITVDTNIATDDAALSKLFSSGGMSGMLGTIWLIVCAMVFGGIMDGIGALERITKSLLSMAKTTFGLFASTVGSCLALNVTASDQYLALVVPGKMFAKAYKERGLAPENLSRTLEDSGTVTSVLIPWNTCGAYHSGVLGVGVAEYFFYAIFNWLSPFMTLLFAAFRIKIKQLVTPENA; this is encoded by the coding sequence ATGTCCGAAAAGAAGAAGAAAGCCAAGTATCGCGAAGACGAAAAAATCATTGAAAATAGAGAACTGAATATCTGGGAAGCCCTTATCCCTGTTTTTGCCTTAGTGGGCATGTTGGCCTACAACGTATATGTTTTTGGGGATGATGCACTTAGTGGCTCCAATCAGTTTATTCTGCTATTAGGCGGTGCGGTTGCAGCTATTGTAGGCTTTTTTAACAAGGTATCTTATAAACAAATGATATCTGAAGTAGCGGAAAATGTAAAATCCACTACTGGAGCGTTGCTCATTTTATTAATGGTAGGTGCACTATCTGGAACTTGGCTGGTAAGCGGTATTATTCCGGCGATGATTTATTACGGCCTACAAATACTTAACCCCACCATTTTTCTCGCTGCTTGTGTTATTATTTGTGCAATAATCTCCATTGCCACAGGAAGCAGCTGGACAACTTCAGCTACAGTTGGTATTGCACTTATAGGTATTGGGGATGCATTGGGTATCTCTTTGGGCATGACAGCTGGCGCTGTACTTTCAGGAGCTTATTTTGGTGATAAAATGTCACCATTGAGTGATACCACCAATTTGGCACCTGCAATGGCTGGTGGCGATTTGTTCTCCCATATCCGCTATATGACTTGGACAACAATACCAACCATCAGTATCACTTTTCTGATTTTTATTATTCTAGGATTCACAATTGATTCTTCTGGAGTTGCAGATACAGATGCCATTTTAAAAAATATAGCCGCCACCTTCAATATTAATGGATGGCTATTTATAGTCCCGTTGGTCGTTATTTTTTTAATTGTAAAAAAGGCACCTCCGCTGCTAGCATTATTAATTGGAACATTATTGGGAGGTGTATTTGCGTTAATTTTTCAACCAGAAATAGTAACCACCATTGGTGGTGGAACAAGTCTGAATTTTGAATCTGCGTACAAGGGTATTTTAAACGCAATAACGGTGGATACCAATATTGCCACAGATGACGCTGCTTTGAGTAAATTGTTTTCATCTGGAGGAATGTCCGGAATGTTAGGTACTATCTGGCTCATTGTTTGTGCTATGGTTTTTGGTGGTATTATGGACGGTATAGGTGCTTTAGAACGTATTACCAAGTCTCTTTTAAGTATGGCAAAAACAACTTTTGGGCTTTTTGCAAGTACAGTTGGAAGTTGTTTGGCACTTAACGTAACGGCATCTGATCAATATTTAGCCCTTGTAGTGCCCGGGAAAATGTTTGCAAAAGCATATAAAGAAAGAGGATTGGCTCCAGAAAACCTTAGTAGAACATTAGAGGACTCTGGAACTGTTACCTCTGTTTTAATTCCATGGAACACTTGTGGCGCATATCATAGTGGTGTTTTGGGCGTTGGCGTGGCAGAATACTTTTTCTATGCCATCTTTAATTGGCTAAGTCCATTTATGACCTTGTTATTTGCAGCTTTCAGAATTAAAATAAAACAGCTGGTAACACCAGAAAATGCATAG
- a CDS encoding aldo/keto reductase has protein sequence MKTMYNRREALKLSLLAGIGFSFPSFAHPLNIDKKVLSRIIPSTGETLPVVGLGTWQTFDVGNALEQREILSQVLLEMYRLGGTVIDSSPMYGSSEKVVGDLTSKLNFKNKLFYATKVWTSGKQAGIRQMEASMQKMQRTKMDLIQIHNLTDWKTHVKTLKDWKEQQKIRYWGITHYVDSSHGVLEEIIKSERPDFVQFNYSIRSRHAENSLFETARKYNTATIINQPYESGSLFRLVRGKELPQWAKEHGINSWGQYFLKFILSNENVTCVIPGTSKPHHMIDNMGAGLGKMPDHNLRGKMLSHLKTL, from the coding sequence ATGAAAACAATGTATAATAGAAGAGAAGCACTAAAATTGTCCTTATTGGCAGGGATTGGGTTCTCATTCCCTTCTTTTGCACACCCTTTGAATATAGATAAGAAAGTCCTATCCAGAATTATACCATCAACCGGAGAAACATTACCTGTTGTAGGTCTTGGCACATGGCAAACTTTTGATGTTGGAAATGCTCTTGAACAACGTGAGATTTTAAGTCAGGTACTACTGGAAATGTACCGTTTAGGTGGTACCGTTATTGATTCTTCACCCATGTATGGCAGTTCTGAAAAAGTGGTGGGTGATTTAACAAGTAAGCTAAATTTTAAAAACAAGCTGTTTTATGCTACCAAGGTTTGGACATCGGGTAAACAAGCGGGAATTCGTCAAATGGAAGCATCCATGCAAAAAATGCAGCGAACAAAAATGGATCTAATTCAGATTCATAACCTAACAGACTGGAAAACCCATGTTAAAACGTTAAAAGATTGGAAAGAACAACAAAAGATACGCTATTGGGGTATTACCCATTATGTGGATTCATCCCATGGCGTTCTAGAAGAAATTATTAAATCTGAAAGACCAGATTTTGTTCAATTTAATTACTCCATCCGATCAAGGCATGCGGAGAATTCATTATTTGAAACGGCTAGAAAATATAATACCGCAACAATCATAAATCAGCCCTACGAAAGTGGTTCCCTGTTTAGATTGGTAAGAGGAAAGGAACTCCCTCAATGGGCCAAAGAACATGGTATTAATAGCTGGGGACAATACTTTTTAAAATTCATTCTGTCCAATGAAAATGTGACTTGCGTGATTCCTGGCACCTCAAAACCACATCATATGATTGATAATATGGGTGCAGGTCTAGGTAAAATGCCAGACCATAATTTGAGAGGCAAAATGCTTTCACATCTTAAAACGCTTTAA
- a CDS encoding aminotransferase class I/II-fold pyridoxal phosphate-dependent enzyme, with the protein MDYKASENIQDLQYFGEFGGVNPSISDSSTYTFLSAKTMFDTFEGNTEGCYLYSRHSSPSNLYLGEALAQLEGTESANVYASGMGAISSVIMQLCNANKHIVCSRTIYGGTYAFLKNFLKKFNISTSFIDITDLEIVEQSITPKTKMIYCEAVSNPLLEVADIQSLSRLAKKHGIPLVVDNTFSPLNINAAKLGAEIVIHSLTKFINGSSDCVAGAVCASTDFCLSLKDVNDGAGMLLGSTLDSLRAASILKNMRTLHVRIKKHSENAHYLAAAFEKDGLKAVYPGLESHPGHETMKNQMNAEYGFGGLMTLDVGSLENANALMELMQKEKLGYLAVSLGFYKTLFSAPGTSTSSEIPLEEQEELGLSQGLIRFSIGLDNDIHKTYLTMRSCMEELEILPKKAVLV; encoded by the coding sequence ATGGACTATAAGGCATCAGAAAACATTCAGGACTTACAATATTTTGGTGAGTTTGGCGGGGTTAACCCCTCAATTTCAGATTCATCAACCTATACCTTCCTTTCAGCAAAAACAATGTTTGATACTTTTGAGGGCAATACCGAAGGCTGCTATTTGTACAGTAGGCACTCCTCCCCTTCTAACCTATATCTTGGGGAGGCCTTAGCACAACTGGAAGGAACAGAATCGGCTAATGTATATGCAAGTGGCATGGGCGCTATCAGCTCCGTGATTATGCAATTGTGTAATGCCAATAAGCATATTGTATGTAGCCGAACCATTTATGGAGGTACTTATGCATTTCTGAAAAACTTTTTAAAGAAATTCAACATCTCCACGTCGTTCATTGATATTACAGATTTAGAAATTGTTGAGCAGTCCATCACCCCAAAAACAAAAATGATTTATTGTGAAGCAGTAAGCAATCCTTTGCTTGAGGTAGCGGATATCCAATCGCTTTCTAGATTGGCAAAAAAGCACGGGATTCCATTGGTTGTAGACAATACCTTTTCACCATTAAATATCAACGCGGCCAAACTTGGAGCTGAAATTGTTATTCACAGCCTTACCAAATTTATTAATGGAAGTAGTGATTGTGTAGCTGGTGCTGTCTGTGCTTCTACGGATTTCTGCCTTAGTTTAAAAGATGTAAACGATGGTGCTGGAATGTTATTGGGAAGTACATTGGACAGTCTTAGGGCTGCTTCCATATTAAAGAACATGCGAACCCTGCATGTCCGTATCAAAAAGCACAGTGAGAATGCGCATTACCTAGCAGCAGCTTTTGAAAAGGACGGCCTAAAGGCAGTATATCCCGGTTTGGAAAGTCACCCCGGTCATGAAACCATGAAAAATCAAATGAATGCTGAGTACGGTTTTGGAGGGTTAATGACTTTGGACGTAGGTTCGTTAGAAAATGCCAACGCTCTAATGGAATTAATGCAAAAAGAGAAATTGGGTTACTTGGCGGTAAGTCTTGGTTTTTATAAAACATTATTTAGTGCTCCGGGTACATCTACCTCTTCAGAAATTCCTTTGGAAGAGCAAGAAGAACTAGGTTTATCCCAAGGGCTTATCCGCTTCTCAATAGGTTTGGACAATGATATTCATAAAACGTATTTAACAATGCGTTCCTGTATGGAAGAGTTGGAAATCTTACCAAAAAAAGCTGTTTTGGTTTAG
- a CDS encoding NTP/NDP exchange transporter, producing MGIVNGAINMQWLFTGTFVTMLCIVPIFSLLVSRNSIKRVLLFSYSFFIGNILLFYLFFEVFGISRVVAISFFIWLSVFNLFVVSLFWSFMADVFSSKSSKRFFGIIASGGSLGALTGPVIANNLSSKFPISILLLVAAFFLIAALLCILGILKLSDKKQHFNKVIQTNTVNVKRLFEGVQNIMKSPYLLGIVAFVLLYTSISTVLYFEQAHIVEEVLTKSTERIRYFSSIDFRVNAIAIIGQLFFTGSIIKKSGLSIVLASIPFIMGVGLIVLGLNPSLSIIAMLMVVHRAGNFMLLRPSKEILFTVSSFEDKYKAKNFIDTAIYRGGDALVGWFFAGLVALGWGLGAIAFLAIPISFLWSFIGYRLGKQQLKKENLLTLNNKI from the coding sequence ATGGGCATAGTAAATGGTGCCATAAACATGCAATGGCTCTTTACCGGGACTTTTGTTACCATGTTGTGCATTGTCCCCATATTCAGTCTCTTGGTATCTAGAAATTCAATTAAAAGAGTACTCCTCTTTTCATATTCTTTCTTTATTGGCAACATCTTGTTATTTTATTTGTTTTTTGAGGTTTTTGGTATTTCAAGGGTAGTTGCTATTTCATTTTTTATCTGGCTAAGTGTTTTCAACTTATTTGTGGTCTCTCTATTCTGGAGTTTTATGGCCGATGTATTTTCAAGTAAATCGTCTAAACGGTTTTTTGGAATAATTGCATCCGGAGGAAGTTTAGGAGCACTAACCGGTCCGGTTATAGCAAATAATTTAAGTTCTAAATTCCCCATAAGCATACTTCTACTCGTAGCTGCTTTCTTTTTGATAGCTGCACTTTTATGCATTCTTGGCATTCTGAAACTATCAGATAAGAAACAGCATTTTAACAAAGTAATCCAAACCAATACTGTAAACGTTAAAAGACTGTTTGAAGGAGTTCAAAATATAATGAAATCACCATATCTTTTAGGTATTGTTGCTTTTGTTCTGCTCTATACCTCCATTTCCACCGTTCTTTATTTTGAACAAGCGCATATTGTGGAAGAAGTGCTAACCAAGAGCACGGAGCGGATACGTTATTTTTCAAGTATTGATTTTAGGGTAAATGCAATAGCCATTATTGGTCAATTGTTTTTTACCGGAAGTATTATAAAAAAGTCCGGACTTTCTATAGTACTGGCTTCCATTCCTTTTATCATGGGTGTTGGATTAATTGTCTTAGGGCTAAATCCTTCTTTAAGCATTATTGCAATGTTGATGGTAGTGCATAGAGCTGGGAATTTTATGTTATTGCGCCCTAGTAAGGAAATTCTATTTACTGTTTCTTCTTTTGAAGATAAATACAAAGCCAAAAACTTTATAGATACTGCAATCTATCGTGGAGGGGATGCGCTGGTTGGCTGGTTTTTTGCCGGATTGGTTGCTCTTGGTTGGGGTTTGGGTGCTATTGCATTCCTTGCCATACCCATTTCCTTCTTATGGAGTTTTATAGGTTATCGGTTAGGAAAACAGCAGCTAAAAAAAGAGAATCTATTAACTTTAAACAACAAGATATGA
- a CDS encoding AraC family transcriptional regulator, whose amino-acid sequence MRTTRLNKEIEVFMAGVGATQSFLMAFYSFSERKKDFRNLLLCLFFISVTLRLTKSILWVYLDSIPLWFIDFGFIAHSISGPALFLYTLYFLFPKKWASQNLLHFVPSSILLFFITTLSLNGFWNSGGYSFLLFHQVTYSGLAVTLLAVRFLSKKYKSPIDRTSVIWITTLVLGTALLQFLYFSNYILGLTPYLLGPVTYLPFIYFMAFLVFKNPSLLKHDTSRKHQNIRLTEKELLYSAKQLQSLMQDEKLYLDSNCTLNKVAKHAKLPAYLVSHIVNNTIGKSFPDFLNGYRIEEAKKCLSHPNYRNTKIASIAYDCGFNTLSSFNIAFKKFTGSTPTQFQKNNISI is encoded by the coding sequence ATGCGAACCACAAGATTAAACAAAGAAATAGAAGTGTTTATGGCCGGCGTTGGGGCTACCCAAAGTTTTTTAATGGCGTTTTACAGTTTCTCAGAACGAAAAAAAGATTTCAGGAACCTTTTACTTTGCCTGTTTTTTATCTCCGTAACACTTAGACTCACCAAATCTATTCTTTGGGTTTATTTAGATTCCATCCCCTTATGGTTTATCGATTTTGGTTTTATTGCTCATTCAATTTCTGGGCCAGCCCTGTTTCTTTATACCTTGTATTTTCTATTTCCAAAAAAATGGGCATCACAGAATCTTTTACATTTTGTGCCCAGCTCCATTTTACTATTTTTCATCACCACTCTTTCGCTAAATGGTTTTTGGAATTCTGGGGGCTATTCCTTTCTTCTTTTTCATCAAGTAACATACAGTGGTTTGGCAGTTACTCTTTTGGCTGTCCGGTTTTTATCCAAAAAGTATAAATCACCAATAGATAGAACTTCTGTTATCTGGATAACAACCTTAGTCCTTGGAACCGCTTTATTGCAATTTTTGTATTTCTCTAACTATATTTTAGGCCTTACGCCATATTTGCTTGGGCCTGTAACCTACCTTCCATTTATTTACTTTATGGCGTTTCTAGTGTTCAAGAACCCTTCACTTTTAAAGCATGATACTTCAAGAAAACATCAAAACATTAGGCTCACGGAGAAAGAACTTCTTTATAGCGCAAAACAACTTCAATCCTTAATGCAAGATGAAAAACTATATCTAGATTCAAACTGTACTTTAAACAAGGTTGCAAAGCACGCAAAATTACCCGCTTACCTTGTTTCGCACATTGTAAACAATACCATTGGAAAAAGCTTTCCTGATTTTTTGAATGGGTACAGGATTGAAGAGGCAAAAAAGTGCCTGTCACACCCAAATTACAGAAATACTAAAATTGCAAGCATTGCCTATGATTGCGGATTCAATACATTGTCTTCTTTTAATATCGCCTTTAAAAAATTTACTGGCTCAACTCCAACACAGTTTCAGAAGAACAACATTTCTATTTAG
- a CDS encoding DUF3179 domain-containing protein → MFAAFKVRSFVFFSVYILISSIYYFGDHTTVFGNKEPLTNKKEISTYFLDLLNENDPQITARAINFIDENWKESHEIMLLESLYFSRSTAHSNKLLKLLQRKTNKQFGFDYDKWFQWLWNKEATYSEAYYHFKAELHQSIDPRFRKYFLDRSKQSLIRLDEVRWGGVFQDGIPPLRNPKMIAPIAANYLDGNATVFGIEVNGDARAYPKQILAWHEMFVDKVGGIAVAGVYCTLCGTVILYKTEQNGVNYELGTSGFLYRSNKLMYDNATQSLWSTLEGEPVIGPLVGKGIKLDYLSVVTTTWDEWKKRHPETKVLSLDTGYQRVYREGVAYKDYFSTDDLMFTVPKIDRRLKNKDEILAIRLPEETSDNIAISSRFLKKNPIYSSKIAHTPFTIFTDKTGAHRVYKTKGKTFMHYDGQNTIVDKNGNEWKIKENELVGPNEQLLERLPSHNAFWFGYQAAFPDVILIK, encoded by the coding sequence ATGTTTGCCGCGTTTAAGGTTAGAAGCTTTGTGTTTTTCTCTGTTTATATTTTAATTTCTTCTATATATTACTTTGGAGATCACACAACTGTTTTCGGCAATAAAGAACCCTTAACCAATAAAAAGGAGATTTCCACGTACTTTTTAGATTTGTTAAATGAGAATGACCCTCAAATTACAGCTAGAGCGATTAATTTCATTGATGAGAATTGGAAAGAAAGTCATGAAATTATGCTCTTGGAATCATTATACTTCTCAAGATCTACAGCACATTCCAATAAGCTACTTAAACTGTTGCAAAGAAAAACCAACAAACAATTTGGTTTCGATTATGACAAATGGTTTCAATGGCTTTGGAACAAGGAAGCAACATATTCCGAGGCGTATTATCATTTTAAGGCAGAGCTTCATCAATCAATAGATCCTAGATTCAGAAAGTACTTTTTAGATAGAAGTAAGCAATCCTTAATTAGATTGGATGAGGTGCGCTGGGGTGGCGTATTTCAGGACGGTATTCCTCCGCTACGCAATCCTAAAATGATAGCTCCCATAGCGGCCAATTATTTAGATGGTAATGCCACAGTCTTTGGTATAGAAGTGAATGGGGATGCAAGAGCATATCCAAAGCAAATTTTAGCTTGGCATGAAATGTTTGTTGATAAGGTTGGCGGGATTGCCGTTGCTGGTGTTTATTGTACCTTGTGTGGAACAGTAATCCTTTATAAAACGGAGCAAAATGGTGTTAATTATGAACTGGGCACCAGTGGTTTCTTATACCGTTCCAATAAGCTTATGTATGACAATGCCACGCAATCCCTTTGGAGCACTCTGGAAGGGGAACCCGTTATAGGCCCCTTGGTCGGAAAAGGAATAAAACTTGATTATCTAAGCGTAGTTACCACTACCTGGGATGAATGGAAGAAAAGGCATCCGGAAACCAAAGTGTTGTCCTTGGATACAGGGTACCAAAGGGTTTATAGAGAGGGAGTTGCCTACAAAGATTATTTTTCAACTGATGATCTAATGTTTACAGTTCCTAAAATAGATCGTCGATTAAAAAACAAAGATGAAATTCTAGCCATACGACTACCAGAAGAAACTAGCGATAATATTGCCATCAGTAGTAGATTCTTAAAAAAGAACCCCATTTATTCAAGTAAAATTGCCCATACTCCTTTTACAATATTTACAGATAAAACTGGAGCGCACAGAGTCTACAAAACAAAAGGAAAAACATTTATGCATTATGATGGCCAAAACACTATTGTGGATAAGAACGGAAATGAGTGGAAAATTAAAGAAAATGAGTTGGTTGGTCCAAATGAACAGCTACTTGAACGTTTGCCATCCCATAATGCTTTTTGGTTTGGTTACCAGGCCGCGTTTCCAGATGTGATATTAATAAAGTAG